Proteins from one Clupea harengus chromosome 17, Ch_v2.0.2, whole genome shotgun sequence genomic window:
- the pxdc1b gene encoding PX domain-containing protein 1 yields MASAIFEGTSLVNMFVKDCWVNGIRRLIISQRGEEEEFFEIRTEWSDRNILYLHRSYSDFGRLLKRLVECFPEDRRTLSKSPLIEGLVKIKESSDIEVKLNEVEKLLKNAINLPWKYSRSEVVLTFFERSPLDQILRNDNVHKIQPCFQSPVKISEIMRSNGFCLANTETIVFDESIPQEKERPSSTDSAEHSYDDDVRECLPAEPELSDEEPEAYVTNLSYYHLLPFETDILE; encoded by the exons ATGGCATCGGCGATATTCGAGGGCACATCTTTGGTCAACATGTTTGTGAAAGACTGTTGGGTTAACGGAATCCGGAGACTTATTATAAGTCAGCGGGGCGAGGAAGAGGAATTCTTTGAAATTAGGACTGAGTGGTCAGACAGAAACATTTTATACTTGCATAGAAGTTACTCCGATTTCGGAAGACTCTTAAAAAGGCTTGTGGAATGCTTTCCTGAGGACAGACGAACCCTGTCGAAGTCACCACTAATAGAAG GGCTTGTGAAGATTAAGGAATCAAGTGATATTGAAGTGAAGCTGAACGAAGTGGAGAAGTTATTGAAGAATGCTATCAACTTGCCTTGGAAG TATTCCAGGTCAGAGGTTGTGCTAACTTTCTTTGAACGTTCACCACTTGATCAAATCCTAAGAAATGATAATGTTCACAAGATCCAGCCTTGCTTCCAAAGTCCAGTCAAAATCTCTG AGATCATGAGATCCAACGGCTTCTGTCTAGCCAATACGGAGACCATTGTGTTTGATGAAAGCATCCcccaggagaaggagagacccTCATCGACAGACTCAGCTGAGCATTC GTATGATGACGACGTCAGAGAGTGCCTTCCTGCGGAGCCCGAGCTCAGTGATGAGGAGCCTGAGGCCTACGTCACCAACCTGTCCTACTACCACCTGCTGCCCTTTGAGACGGACATCCTGGAGTGA